Proteins from one Pseudodesulfovibrio hydrargyri genomic window:
- a CDS encoding replication-associated recombination protein A, which translates to MKLEIEESQPLADRIRPATMDDFVGQGHIRNRIDAFAQSKRMPSLLLFGPPGCGKSTLALLLAQLTGKKYLRVSAPEAGLTALRKMLPGQEILILDELHRFSKAQQDFFLPILESGEITLLATTTENPSFSVTRQLLSRLHVLRLRQLSREELVGVSHRGAQELGVELEEESHKMLAAMAGGDARTLLNLLEYTAELPKERRCPECLRESLPEIVVRGDRDGDSHYELVSAMIKSIRGSDPDAALYYLACLLESGEDPRFVTRRLIISATEDVGLGDPFALNQAVACHQAVEAIGMPEGLIPMAQTTVYLALAPKSNATYAAYRTAQKEVRENGTRAVPLHLRNATSSLQREWGYGRGYLYPHNFPKGWADQDYLPSELLGRKFYHPKDQGEEPRLNAWLRQFKKQR; encoded by the coding sequence ATGAAGCTGGAAATAGAAGAAAGCCAACCGCTTGCCGACAGGATTCGTCCGGCCACCATGGACGATTTCGTGGGCCAGGGCCACATCCGCAACCGGATCGACGCCTTTGCCCAGTCCAAGCGCATGCCCAGCCTCCTGCTCTTCGGCCCGCCCGGCTGCGGCAAGTCCACCCTGGCCCTGCTTCTGGCCCAGCTGACGGGCAAGAAATACCTGCGGGTCAGTGCGCCCGAGGCAGGCCTGACCGCCCTGCGCAAGATGCTGCCCGGCCAGGAAATCCTCATCCTCGACGAGCTGCACCGTTTCTCCAAGGCCCAGCAGGACTTCTTTCTGCCCATCCTGGAGAGCGGCGAGATCACCCTGCTGGCCACCACCACCGAGAACCCTTCCTTCAGCGTCACCCGGCAGCTGCTCTCCCGGCTGCACGTCCTGCGCCTGCGCCAGCTCAGCCGCGAGGAACTGGTGGGCGTGTCCCATCGTGGGGCTCAGGAACTGGGCGTGGAGCTCGAGGAAGAGAGCCACAAGATGCTCGCGGCCATGGCCGGGGGCGATGCTCGAACTCTATTGAATTTACTGGAATACACGGCGGAGCTGCCCAAGGAGAGGCGGTGCCCCGAGTGCCTGCGCGAGTCCCTGCCCGAGATCGTGGTCCGGGGCGACCGCGACGGCGACTCCCATTATGAACTAGTCTCGGCCATGATCAAGTCCATTCGTGGCTCAGACCCGGACGCGGCCCTGTACTATCTGGCCTGTCTGCTGGAGAGCGGCGAGGACCCGCGTTTCGTCACCCGGCGGCTGATTATCTCGGCTACCGAGGACGTGGGGCTCGGCGACCCGTTCGCCCTGAACCAGGCCGTGGCCTGCCATCAGGCTGTGGAAGCCATCGGCATGCCCGAAGGACTCATCCCCATGGCCCAGACCACCGTGTACCTGGCCCTGGCGCCCAAGAGCAACGCCACCTACGCCGCCTACCGCACCGCCCAGAAGGAGGTTCGGGAGAACGGCACCCGGGCGGTTCCCCTGCACCTGCGCAACGCCACCAGCTCCCTGCAACGGGAATGGGGCTACGGGCGCGGCTATCTCTATCCGCACAACTTCCCCAAGGGATGGGCGGACCAGGACTATCTGCCGAGCGAACTGCTGGGCCGCAAGTTCTACCATCCCAAGGATCAGGGCGAGGAACCCCGGCTCAACGCATGGCTACGGCAGTTCAAGAAGCAGCGATAA
- a CDS encoding CgeB family protein codes for MQTLRILVVLPLYGGSLPIGRYVASALKQEGHLAEVFEAPDFYPAYTALNDLKVTTDRLDYLQNSFLNVVSQAVLAKVETFEPDLVLAMAQAPLNPQALKRLRRDGVATAMWFVEDHDLFTYWKSFAPLYDVFAVIQKGQFFEDLAAIGQNNALYLPLAAQPDFHRPMELSPVERRKFGSEVSFMGAGYPNRRKAFHELVNFDFKIWGTEWEGDHVLEPLLQLKGARVTPEECVKIFNATAINLNLHSSIQADELVTFGDFVNPRTFELAACGTFQLVDRRTLMDEAFAENELAIFSSIEELIEKIEYFSSRPEERQAFADRARARVLKEHTYAQRMRTLLKFTAERIPGWPKRREGSPVFGQDFPPELQADIRTLLARLGLPEDVAFEDLVWAVRQQQGRLDDLDTAILFLDEWRKLYRKQS; via the coding sequence ATGCAAACGTTGCGCATTCTCGTCGTTCTGCCGCTCTATGGCGGCTCCTTGCCCATCGGCCGGTACGTGGCCTCGGCCCTGAAGCAGGAAGGGCATCTGGCCGAGGTCTTCGAGGCCCCGGACTTCTACCCGGCCTACACCGCCCTGAACGATCTCAAAGTGACCACGGACCGTTTGGATTACTTGCAGAATTCCTTTCTGAACGTGGTCAGCCAGGCCGTTCTGGCCAAGGTCGAGACCTTTGAGCCGGATCTGGTCCTGGCCATGGCTCAGGCCCCGCTCAATCCCCAGGCCCTGAAACGGCTGCGGCGCGACGGGGTGGCCACGGCCATGTGGTTCGTGGAAGACCACGACCTGTTCACCTACTGGAAGTCCTTCGCGCCCCTGTACGACGTCTTTGCCGTGATCCAGAAAGGGCAATTCTTCGAGGATCTTGCGGCCATCGGTCAAAATAACGCGCTGTACCTGCCCCTGGCCGCCCAGCCGGATTTCCACCGACCCATGGAGTTGAGCCCGGTGGAGCGGCGCAAGTTCGGCTCCGAAGTCTCGTTCATGGGCGCGGGCTATCCCAACCGGCGCAAGGCCTTCCACGAACTGGTCAATTTCGATTTCAAGATATGGGGTACGGAGTGGGAGGGCGATCACGTGCTCGAGCCGCTGCTCCAACTCAAGGGCGCACGCGTAACTCCCGAGGAATGCGTGAAGATTTTCAACGCCACCGCCATTAATTTGAACCTTCATTCGTCCATCCAGGCCGACGAACTGGTCACCTTCGGCGACTTCGTCAACCCGCGCACCTTCGAGCTGGCCGCCTGCGGAACGTTCCAACTGGTGGACAGGCGCACTCTCATGGACGAGGCGTTTGCCGAGAACGAGTTGGCGATCTTCTCATCCATTGAAGAGCTTATCGAAAAGATTGAATATTTTTCCTCGCGGCCCGAAGAACGCCAGGCCTTTGCCGACCGGGCGCGGGCCCGAGTCCTCAAGGAGCATACCTATGCGCAGCGCATGCGCACTCTGCTGAAATTTACTGCCGAGCGGATTCCTGGCTGGCCCAAACGCCGCGAAGGCTCCCCGGTTTTCGGCCAGGACTTTCCGCCCGAATTGCAGGCGGACATCCGGACGCTCCTGGCCCGGTTGGGACTGCCCGAGGACGTGGCTTTCGAGGACCTGGTCTGGGCCGTCCGCCAGCAGCAGGGCAGGCTGGACGATCTGGATACGGCCATCCTCTTCCTGGACGAGTGGCGAAAACTGTACAGGAAACAGTCCTGA
- a CDS encoding glycosyltransferase family 9 protein — MKNYLVIQLARFGDLIQTKRLLGTLAARPGATVHLCLDASLAPLARLVYPDVVLHPITAHGTGLSDGQASLKMLLDNRQVFADLAAMDFETIYNLNFSGLNFRLAAMFDPERVEGYAWRSGQEIIGRWPAMAMRWSGFRRLGMNLVDFWGAYCPDMLPASAINPEATPKGGGIGVVLAGRESRRSLPAPLLARIAATLAGSRKARSIKLLGGQAERAAGQAVTKELPANLQSMTENLAGKTDWQELVNIVGGLDLLITPDTGTMHLAAHLGTPVTAFFLSSAWCFETGPYGLGHTVYQGVTDCLPCLETAPCQENVKCLNGFADPGLRRFLVTGKAEHAPEGILALHTAFDGLGQTYVPFAGTDADASRRTVLRDFLLHHLTGAEPRFDRLEQAFAQQLYREKDWMTAEQPSKTQE, encoded by the coding sequence ATGAAGAATTACCTCGTCATACAACTCGCCCGGTTCGGGGACCTGATCCAGACCAAGCGGCTGCTGGGGACCCTTGCGGCACGCCCCGGGGCCACGGTCCACCTGTGCCTGGACGCCTCCCTGGCACCCCTGGCCCGGCTGGTCTATCCCGACGTGGTCCTGCACCCGATCACGGCCCACGGCACGGGACTGAGCGACGGCCAGGCCTCGCTCAAGATGCTCCTGGACAACCGGCAGGTCTTCGCCGACCTGGCGGCCATGGACTTCGAGACCATCTACAACCTGAATTTCTCGGGCCTGAACTTCCGCCTGGCCGCCATGTTCGATCCGGAAAGGGTGGAGGGGTACGCCTGGCGCAGCGGCCAGGAGATCATCGGCCGGTGGCCCGCCATGGCCATGCGCTGGTCCGGTTTCCGCCGACTGGGCATGAACCTGGTGGACTTCTGGGGCGCGTACTGCCCGGACATGCTCCCCGCGTCCGCGATCAACCCCGAGGCCACGCCCAAGGGCGGCGGCATCGGCGTGGTCCTGGCCGGACGCGAGTCCCGACGCTCCCTGCCCGCGCCGCTGCTCGCCCGGATCGCGGCCACCCTGGCCGGTTCGCGCAAAGCCCGGTCCATCAAACTCCTGGGCGGACAGGCCGAACGCGCGGCAGGGCAGGCCGTGACCAAGGAGTTGCCCGCGAACCTGCAATCCATGACCGAGAACCTGGCCGGGAAGACGGACTGGCAAGAGCTCGTAAACATCGTCGGCGGCCTGGACCTGCTGATCACCCCGGACACCGGAACCATGCACCTGGCCGCCCACCTGGGCACGCCGGTGACCGCCTTTTTCCTGTCCTCGGCCTGGTGTTTCGAGACCGGCCCCTATGGCCTCGGGCACACGGTTTATCAGGGAGTGACCGACTGCCTGCCGTGCCTGGAGACCGCGCCGTGCCAGGAAAACGTCAAATGCCTGAACGGGTTCGCGGACCCGGGACTCCGCCGCTTCCTGGTCACGGGCAAGGCCGAGCACGCGCCGGAGGGGATTCTGGCCCTGCACACCGCCTTCGACGGTCTGGGCCAGACCTACGTGCCCTTTGCCGGGACCGACGCGGACGCGTCCAGGCGGACCGTGCTGCGCGATTTTCTCCTCCACCACCTGACCGGCGCGGAGCCGCGTTTCGACCGGCTGGAACAGGCCTTCGCCCAGCAGCTCTACCGGGAAAAGGATTGGATGACCGCTGAACAGCCCTCGAAGACACAGGAATAA
- a CDS encoding precorrin-2 dehydrogenase/sirohydrochlorin ferrochelatase family protein — translation MRYYPIFVNLENKGCLVVGAGEVGKRKIQSLIDSGAGRVTIIDTREPGPEFDSVTALPNVDFLCREFADTDLDGKFLVIACTSSEEVNWRISNLCRDRGILCNIVDQPEKCSFIVPATVKRGDLTVAISTAGRSPAMAKRIRKELQESFGDEYANLLTAMGRIRPLMLSLGLTTADNTAVFRSLVNSALLDALKGHDLDAATEILKESLPDPLHDNIPELLDGLV, via the coding sequence ATGCGATATTACCCCATCTTCGTGAACCTGGAAAACAAGGGCTGCCTGGTGGTCGGCGCGGGCGAGGTCGGCAAGCGCAAGATCCAGTCCCTGATCGATTCCGGGGCCGGTCGCGTGACCATCATCGACACCCGCGAGCCGGGGCCGGAATTCGACTCGGTCACGGCCCTGCCCAACGTGGATTTCCTCTGCCGCGAGTTCGCGGACACGGACCTGGACGGGAAATTTCTGGTCATCGCCTGTACCTCCTCCGAGGAAGTCAACTGGCGCATCAGCAATCTGTGCCGTGACAGGGGCATCCTGTGCAACATCGTGGACCAGCCCGAGAAGTGCAGCTTCATCGTGCCCGCCACGGTCAAGCGCGGGGATTTGACGGTGGCCATCTCCACGGCGGGCCGCAGCCCGGCCATGGCCAAGCGCATCCGCAAGGAATTGCAGGAGAGTTTCGGTGACGAGTACGCCAACCTGCTGACCGCCATGGGCCGCATCCGGCCGCTCATGCTCTCGTTGGGCCTGACCACGGCCGACAACACGGCGGTCTTCCGCTCCCTGGTCAATTCCGCTCTGCTCGACGCCCTGAAGGGTCACGACCTTGACGCGGCCACGGAAATTCTTAAAGAATCGTTGCCCGACCCGTTGCACGACAACATTCCGGAGTTGCTTGATGGGCTTGTTTGA
- a CDS encoding cytochrome C assembly family protein: MGLFESLHIVIAALYALGTVLFLTSVFTENDRLKRIAIWLAVLGFTFNTVDLGLTLSHDPAVLGGGNFYFNIIGWCALALYFFLWWRLRLEYLAITALPFALLLFIASLAMGGIRVVWPPRLTALFFGLHIGSLVLTLGALMMAFGAGLAFLYYNRKLKTKEGLSAMGNAVPSLDKFDTVNRWAVLIGFPLYTLGIFSTFSWYLIAPFKPFAWDIMKIGSLAVWFLYAFLFHQRVVLGWRGRKPAILAIWVFAGMCVSLIHHAITFRAAP; encoded by the coding sequence ATGGGCTTGTTTGAATCGCTCCACATCGTTATCGCGGCGCTCTACGCGCTCGGCACCGTGCTGTTCCTGACCTCCGTGTTCACGGAGAACGACAGGCTCAAGCGCATCGCCATCTGGCTGGCCGTCCTCGGCTTCACCTTCAATACCGTGGACCTGGGGCTGACCCTGAGCCATGATCCGGCCGTTCTGGGCGGCGGCAATTTCTACTTCAACATCATCGGCTGGTGCGCCCTGGCCCTGTATTTCTTCCTTTGGTGGCGGCTGCGCCTCGAATACCTGGCCATCACCGCCCTGCCCTTCGCTCTGCTGCTGTTCATCGCCTCGCTGGCCATGGGCGGCATCCGGGTCGTCTGGCCGCCGAGGCTGACCGCCTTGTTCTTCGGCCTGCACATCGGCTCGCTCGTGCTCACGCTCGGCGCATTGATGATGGCCTTCGGCGCGGGCCTCGCCTTCCTCTACTACAACCGCAAGCTCAAGACCAAGGAAGGGCTGTCGGCCATGGGCAACGCCGTCCCGTCCCTGGACAAGTTCGACACCGTCAACCGCTGGGCCGTGCTGATCGGGTTCCCGCTCTACACCCTGGGCATCTTCTCCACCTTCAGTTGGTACCTGATCGCCCCGTTCAAGCCCTTCGCCTGGGACATCATGAAGATCGGCTCCCTGGCGGTCTGGTTCCTCTACGCCTTCCTCTTTCATCAGCGTGTGGTGCTCGGCTGGCGTGGACGTAAACCGGCCATCCTGGCCATCTGGGTCTTTGCCGGGATGTGCGTCTCTCTCATTCACCACGCCATCACCTTCAGGGCGGCACCATGA
- the hemA gene encoding glutamyl-tRNA reductase has protein sequence MNKQIILIGLNHRTAGVEVREKFALTDVENFEQGLMVHCPVQECMALSTCNRVEIVAVVKKGPVAEAMAAVVQYWAGACNGRPEQLMDNIYQYADLEAVRHIFTVASSLDSMVMGEPQILGQLKDAYRAAVDKGTAKTIVNRLLHKSFSVAKRIRTETAIASSAVSISYAAVELARKIFGDLKPTRAMLVGAGEMAELAAMHLLRNGVQEIIIANRTLSRAKALAASLGGEPIQIEAMPDRLHEVDIVISSTGSPVSVIKAKDVKAVLRKRKNKPMFFIDIAVPRDIDPDVNTLDNVYLYDIDDLKEVVDENMAQRQEEASKARTVVDLETETFGNWLNSLNIQPTIVDLVGNAEDVAMRELAKTLKKIGPVDDKTRNALERLVLSIAHKSLHEPICFLKRRTQEEGSAERFIDLARRMFNLDDESVPDNAHLDRKPASCAPEDIEQYIEISKKEQ, from the coding sequence ATGAACAAGCAGATAATCCTTATTGGCCTGAACCACCGCACGGCGGGCGTGGAAGTGCGTGAGAAATTCGCCCTGACCGACGTCGAGAATTTCGAACAGGGCCTCATGGTCCACTGTCCCGTGCAGGAGTGTATGGCCCTGTCCACCTGCAACCGGGTGGAGATCGTGGCCGTGGTCAAAAAAGGGCCGGTGGCCGAAGCCATGGCCGCCGTGGTCCAGTACTGGGCCGGGGCGTGCAACGGCCGGCCCGAGCAGCTGATGGACAACATCTACCAGTACGCCGACCTGGAAGCGGTCAGGCACATCTTCACCGTGGCCTCGTCCCTGGACTCCATGGTTATGGGCGAGCCGCAGATTCTCGGCCAACTCAAGGACGCCTACCGGGCCGCCGTGGACAAGGGCACGGCCAAGACCATCGTCAACCGGCTGCTGCACAAGTCCTTTTCCGTGGCCAAGCGCATCCGCACCGAGACGGCCATCGCCTCGAGCGCGGTGTCCATCAGCTATGCGGCCGTGGAATTGGCCCGCAAGATATTCGGGGACCTCAAGCCCACCAGGGCCATGCTGGTCGGCGCGGGCGAGATGGCCGAGCTGGCCGCCATGCACCTGCTGCGTAACGGGGTCCAGGAAATCATCATCGCCAACCGCACCCTGTCCCGGGCCAAGGCCCTGGCCGCCAGCCTGGGGGGCGAGCCCATCCAGATCGAGGCCATGCCGGACCGGCTGCACGAGGTGGACATCGTCATCTCCTCCACCGGCTCCCCGGTGTCCGTCATCAAGGCGAAAGACGTCAAGGCCGTGCTCCGCAAGCGCAAGAACAAGCCCATGTTCTTCATCGACATCGCGGTGCCGCGCGATATCGACCCTGACGTCAACACCCTGGACAACGTCTATCTCTACGACATCGACGACCTCAAGGAAGTGGTGGACGAGAACATGGCCCAGCGCCAGGAAGAGGCCTCCAAGGCCCGCACAGTGGTGGACCTTGAGACCGAGACGTTCGGCAACTGGCTCAACTCGTTGAACATCCAGCCCACCATCGTGGATCTGGTCGGCAATGCCGAGGACGTGGCCATGCGTGAGCTGGCCAAGACGCTCAAGAAGATCGGCCCGGTGGACGACAAGACCCGCAACGCCCTGGAGCGCCTGGTCCTGTCCATCGCCCACAAGTCCCTGCACGAGCCCATCTGTTTCCTGAAGCGCCGCACCCAGGAAGAAGGTTCGGCCGAGCGGTTCATCGACCTGGCGCGGCGCATGTTCAACCTGGACGACGAGTCCGTGCCGGACAACGCCCACCTGGACCGCAAGCCGGCGTCCTGCGCCCCCGAGGACATCGAGCAGTACATCGAGATTTCGAAAAAGGAGCAATAA
- the tilS gene encoding tRNA lysidine(34) synthetase TilS yields the protein MTSAPADIPQTLQDLLPKWAHFCLYAGRFVEEELGIDLDGRRVLVGLSGGVDSTALLLVLHYLSKRVDFTVGAAHLDHQLRPESAGDAAFARSLCENLGIDCVVESCDVARLAEERGVGLEEAGREARYRLYAALRESGGYDYVALGHQLDDLSEDVLMRLIRGAGWPGLSGMPGYDPLRALIRPLLLIPKSTLRAFVTHVGTGWREDASNADPTMTRNRVRNEILPLIEKENPAFWQSVARLWRIGRVEQDFWDGLESGACENLDNTRLKSLHKAERLHLYKACLDRLGPGQALADTLFKLDEAWREKRNSAVFQFPGDKTATITASGVVFSPKH from the coding sequence ATGACCAGCGCGCCCGCCGACATCCCTCAGACCCTGCAGGACCTCCTGCCCAAGTGGGCGCATTTCTGCCTGTACGCGGGCCGGTTCGTCGAAGAGGAACTTGGTATCGACCTGGATGGACGCCGTGTCCTGGTCGGCCTGTCCGGCGGCGTGGATTCCACCGCCCTGTTGCTGGTCCTGCACTATCTTTCCAAACGCGTGGACTTCACGGTCGGCGCGGCCCATCTCGACCATCAATTGCGCCCGGAATCCGCCGGAGACGCCGCCTTTGCCCGCTCCCTGTGCGAGAACCTCGGCATCGACTGTGTGGTCGAATCATGCGACGTGGCCCGGCTGGCCGAGGAGCGCGGCGTGGGACTCGAGGAGGCCGGCCGCGAGGCGCGCTACCGCCTTTACGCCGCGCTGCGCGAATCCGGCGGCTACGACTATGTGGCTCTGGGCCACCAGCTGGACGACCTGAGCGAGGACGTGCTCATGCGTCTGATCCGGGGCGCGGGCTGGCCCGGCCTGTCCGGCATGCCCGGCTACGATCCTTTGCGCGCCCTGATCCGCCCCCTGCTGCTCATCCCCAAGTCCACGCTCAGGGCGTTCGTCACCCACGTGGGCACGGGCTGGCGCGAGGACGCGTCCAACGCCGATCCGACCATGACCCGCAACCGCGTGCGCAACGAAATTCTGCCGCTCATCGAGAAGGAGAACCCGGCCTTCTGGCAGTCCGTGGCCCGGCTGTGGCGCATCGGCCGCGTGGAACAGGATTTCTGGGACGGTCTTGAGTCCGGCGCTTGTGAAAATCTGGATAATACCCGCCTTAAGTCCCTGCACAAGGCCGAGCGCCTGCACCTGTACAAGGCGTGCCTGGACCGCCTCGGACCAGGTCAGGCCCTGGCCGACACTTTGTTCAAGCTGGACGAGGCCTGGCGAGAAAAGCGCAACTCCGCCGTCTTCCAGTTTCCGGGCGACAAGACCGCCACCATCACCGCATCGGGCGTGGTTTTCTCCCCCAAGCATTGA
- a CDS encoding adenylate kinase: MNILIFGPNGSGKGTQGDIAKDKYKLDHIESGAIFRKHIGGGTELGMKAKEYINKGELVPDDITIPMVLDVLSNSKSGWLLDGFPRSLVQGEKLWEALQKDGVKLDYVIEIKLPREIAKGRIMGRRLCENNPNHPNNVGIPAIAPDGDKCRVCGGALTARQDDQDEGAIDVRHNIYYDDKTGTMAACNYFKNLKDADFKYIELDGEKSINEIKEYLISQLD, encoded by the coding sequence ATGAATATTCTGATTTTCGGCCCCAACGGCTCCGGTAAAGGCACCCAGGGCGACATCGCCAAGGACAAGTACAAACTGGACCACATCGAGTCCGGCGCCATCTTCCGCAAGCACATCGGCGGCGGCACCGAGCTGGGCATGAAGGCCAAGGAGTACATCAACAAGGGCGAACTGGTTCCTGATGATATCACCATTCCCATGGTCCTGGATGTGCTTTCCAACTCCAAGAGCGGCTGGCTCCTGGACGGTTTCCCCCGCTCCCTGGTTCAGGGCGAAAAGCTCTGGGAAGCCCTGCAGAAGGACGGCGTGAAGCTGGACTACGTCATCGAGATCAAGCTGCCCCGCGAGATCGCCAAGGGCCGCATCATGGGCCGCCGTCTCTGTGAGAACAACCCGAACCACCCCAACAACGTCGGCATCCCGGCCATCGCTCCCGACGGCGACAAGTGCCGCGTCTGCGGCGGTGCCCTGACCGCCCGCCAGGACGACCAGGACGAGGGCGCCATCGACGTGCGCCACAACATCTACTACGATGACAAGACAGGCACCATGGCCGCCTGCAACTACTTCAAGAATCTCAAGGACGCCGACTTCAAGTACAT